Part of the Flavobacterium alkalisoli genome is shown below.
AAGCTTAACAGAGAAGAAAATGCTATTAGCCTGCACCATCAACTAACAATTAACAGCACACAAAAAGGAATAGAAATAGAATTTCCAGAGGATTTTGATGCTTCAAAAATAAAAGGAAAAGTGTTCCTGTACAGGCCGTCTAACCAAAGGCTCGATATTGAACAACCAATAACAATATCGGCTTCTCATCTGCTCATACCTAAAAGTGATTTGGTAGACGGCCGCTGGAACATTACTGTTGACTGGGAATATCAGGGTATAGGTTACCTCAACAGTAAGGAGATTACGGTTTATTAAAAATTAAAAAGATAAGAGTATGCTATATTCAGCACTTTTATTAGGATTAATATCAAGCCTGCACTGCATGGGCATGTGCGGGCCTATTGCCATGATGCTGCCGGTAGACCGCACCAATGAAACAAAAAAAACCATACAGATCCTTTTGTATCATATCGGCAGGCTTATAGCTTATGGTTCACTGGGAATTATATTCGGGTTGTTAGGCAGGGGGCTTTACCTGGCCGGAATGCAGCAAAACGTTGCCATAGCCTCCGGTATTATTATGATTACCATAATAGCAATACCGGAAAAGAAATTTGCCAAATATAATTTCTCTAAACCTATCTATAAAGTAATAAGTAGTGTAAAAAGTGGTCTTGGAGCCCAGTTCAGGAAAAAAAGCAATGAGGCTATTTTTATAACCGGGCTTCTTAATGGCTTTTTACCCTGTGCATTGGTTTACGCTGCCCTTTTTGGTGCTATTGCCATGCAAAATGCCCTTTTGGGAGGATTATACATGGTTCTTTACGGTATAGGAACCATCCCTATGATGAGCGCTGTGGTATATGTTAGCAATATGCTTACTTCACCCTTAAGGAATAAGCTTAACAGCTTTATACCTTATGCCGTAGCCATTATAGGGGCTTTCTTTATCCTAAGGGGATTAGGGCTAGGTATTCCTTACCTTTCACCCGAAACCAACTCTCTTTTTGTTCAGGGAATACCACACTGCAAGTAACTAAACATAAACAACTGCGAAAAGCCCCTGAAAATTTCAGGGGCTTTTCTTTTGGAAGGTTAGGTTGGTAAGGGTGATTTAAACAACCATTGAAAACAATTTAGTTTCCGGTGCTTTTCGCTTAAGCCTTAAATCAAAGGCCTTACATATATTCCTTACATAGGTTTTTCCTTCTTCGGTAACTCTTATACTGCTTTTGCCAAACTCCAGTAAACCATCATTTTCCATTTCTTTAAGGCTCAATAAGGTTTCAGGTAATTCAGGAAAATATAATGGACTGTCTTCCCATGAAGTTTCAAAACTGCACATAAGATTCAGTATATGTCTTCTTATAACAAGATCTTCATCGGTAAGCAAATGCCCTCTAAAAACAGGTAATTCATTACTCTCTATTCGTTTATAATAGTCCTCAAGTACTTTTTCGTTTTGGGCAAAGGCATACCAGCTGTCACTTATGGAAGACACCCCCAACCCTATCATTAACTGTGTTTTAGAAGCACTGTACCCCATAAAGTTGCGGTGTAGTTTTCCTTCTTTAAAGGCGGTATACATTGCATCACTTTTAAGGGCAAAATGATCCATCCCTATTTCATAATAATCATTCTCCCCAAGCAGTATTTTACCTATCTCATAAAGCTTTCTTTTTTCATCATCCTGAGGCAGGTTCTTTTCATCATAGCCGCGCTGTCCGTTACCTTTTATCCAGGGCACGTGTGCATAGCTGTAAAAAGAAATCCTGTCAGGGTTAAGAGCTTTGGTTTTCTCAATAGTATCAACAATGGTTTCTACTTTCTGGTATGGCAGCCCAAAAACCAAATCATGGCTTATGGAAGTATAGCCTATCTCTTTTGCCCAAAAAGTCACTTTTGCCACATTTTGAAAAGGCTGCATCCTGTGTATTGCTTTTTGTACCGTTTCATCATAATCCTGTACGCCAAAGCTTACCCTCCTGAACCCTAGATCATATAGCTTTTGCAGGTGCTCCCTTGTAGTATTATTAGGATGCCCTTCAAAACTGAATTCATAACCGGGAGCCTTCTCTGCCCTGTCAAAAATTCCGTTTATAAGTATTTCAAGGTTTTCCGGACTAAAAAAAGTGGGTGTTCCCCCTCCTAAGTGCAGCTCCTTTATCCTTGGTTTTTCAGGAAGGATATCACAATACATATTCCATTCGTTCAACACTGCGGTAATATAGGTTGTTTCAACCTCATGCCTGCGGGTTACCCTTTTGTTGCATCCGCAAAACGTACACATGCTCTCACAAAACGGCAGGTGAATGTATAAGCTTATTCCTTCGGTAGCGTTACTTTCATCAAATGCCTGTAAAAAACTCTGTTTCCATACATCGGTAGTAAAGCCGCCGTTATCCCAGTATGGTACTGTAGGATAACTGGTATAGCGTGGACCGGGCACATTATATTTTTGCAGTATATTATTTTCCATGATTAGTGATTTTATGAGTGATAAGCCAAAATTAGGACAGCCATACACCCTAAAAAATGATAATTGTCAGCTTATAAAAAAGTAATGAACCAGCGTTAGCACCTCGCCTATGCAAAACAGCATTGCTTACTATGAAGCCTTATTGAAAAACGGCGTGTATGGCGAAATGCTTTTATATCCTCATGGCGAACATGGGTTTGGACTAAACAATAAATCTATTGATGATAAATGGATTGATAATCTTAAAAACTGGATGAAAACCATGAAGTTTTTATAAGATGACTTTTGTCATTTGTTATTAAAGCCGTACATATTAATTTTAGCTAACTTTATACAATAACACATTTATATGAAGGTAGTTAAAAATTCAGGCCATATTGTAGATTTTGACAGGAACAAGCTAAAGCGTTCCCTTGAAAAATCCGGTGCCGATACTGCAACCGTAAAGAACGTCCTGAATAAAATTGAAAAAAGCCTGTATCACGGTATAAGTACCAAACAAATTTATAAACAGGCTTTTTCTCTTTTAAAGAAAGAAGCTAATGCCCATGCCGCAAGATATAACCTGCGTTCAGCTTTGCGACAGTTAGGCCCTGCCGGCTTCTTTTTTGAAAAGTTTATTTCCCGTTTATACAGCTTTGAAGGTTTTGAAACAAAAACCAACCTTACCCTTAAAGGTAAATGTGTCTCTCATGAAATAGATATATGCCTTAAAAAAGACAACACTATAGCTATCGTAGAATGTAAATTCCATAGCAATCAAAACACACATTCTGATGTAAAGGTGCCTATGTATATCCTGTCAAGATACAATGATGTAAAGGCAGTAACACAACCTGTTTTTAGTGATGCAGATACTGTAAACAAGTGTATTATTGTAACTAATAATCGATTTACTACAGATGCCGTAACCTTTGCCAACTGCTCAGGATTGGAACTATTGAGCTGGAATTACCCTCCCGAAGACAACATCAAAACCAAAATAGACGATAACTTTCTTTTTCCTGTAACCTGCCTTACAACGTTAAGCATGGCAGAAAAAGAGAAACTGCTTATACTGGATATTATATTGGTTAATGAACTAATTAATAATTCCGATTCACTTGAAAAACTGGGCATAAGCAGTAATAGGGTGAAAAATATTTTAAAGGAAGCCTCAGAACTTTGTAATTACCTATAGCATGAAAATAAAATTTATAGGCGGTGCAGGCACCGTTACCGGATCTAAAACCCTTGTAGAAACTAACGGAATAAGAATACTTATAGATTGCGGACTGTTTCAGGGACTGAAAGCACTACGGGAGCTTAACTGGCAACCTTTGCCTGTTTTGCCTTCCACTATAGATTATGTTTTGCTTACACACGGTCATCTTGATCATTGCGGTTGGTTACCAAGACTTGTAGAACAGGGATTTAAAGGAAAGATATTCTGTACAAGACCAACAAAGGAAATAGCAAAGCTCATATTACTGGATAGTGCAAAAATTCAGGAAGAAGAAGCTGCAAAAGCAAACAGGGAACATTACTCAAAACATAAAGAGGCACAGCCACTTTACACCGTTACACAGGCTGAAAAAGTATTCCCTTTGTTCAGGGTTATAAAACCCAACGAAGATGTAAGCCTGGATGCAGAAATCTCTGCAGTATTTACAAATGCAGGACATATTATAGGAGCCTGTAGCATTGCCCTTGAAGCAGAAGGTAAAACCCTTGTTTTCTCGGGCGATATAGGCCGTGATGACGATGTGCTTATGTATCCGCCTGTAAAACCAAAAAAAGCAGATTATATCTTTCTTGAGAGTACTTACGGTAAAAGGCTACACGCTGATACAGATGTAAAACTGGAACTCGAAGTTTTTATAAACAATGCCATAGCTAAAGGCGGAACAGTATTAATACCTGGGTTTGCTGTAGAAAGGGCACAATCTATAATGTTTATACTATGGCAGCTTAAAAAAGAAGGAAGAATTCCTGATGTGCCTTATATTCTGGATACACCCATGGGTGCCAATGTACTTAACATTTTTACAGAAAATACCGAATGGCACAAACTTACCACTTATGAATGTAATGAAATGATACGAATGTTCTCTATAGTATCACGATTTGAAGATACCCTAGCGGTTATAGAAAATCCTAAGCCTAAAGTAGTGATTGCAGCAAGTGGTATGGCTACCGGAGGAAGGCTTCTTACTTATTTTGAGCACTGCATTGGCAAGCCCGAAACCACGGTTATTTTTACAGGATATCAGGCAGAAGGCACCAGAGGCAGAAAGCTTTTAGAAGGCGATAAAGAAATTAAGATTTACGGACGATATTATTCTGTAAAAGCCAACATACTTGAAATACAGGGACTTTCGGCACATGGTGACCAACAAGATCTTTTAAACTGGCTTTCAGATCTGCAAAACAAACCGCAAAAGGTATTTTTGGTTCATGGTGAAAATGAACCTGCCGATGAAATGCGTATTAAAATTACCGAACACTACGGTTTTGATTGCTGTGTTCCGTTAATGGGAACTGAAATAGAGATCTAAATCAGTTTATATGCTGCCTGATGCTCCTTACTATTTCATCCTTAGGCAGCACTCCTGATTGCCTCCATAACATTTTACCGTTTTGGAAAAGCATGATTGTTGGTACTCCCTTAACCTGAAATTGAGGGTTCATCATCAGTTGCCTGTTCTTGTCGACATCAATTTTGATGATAGTGATATCGTCTCCCATATCCTCTTTTACCTCTTTAAGTATAGGTGCCAGCATTTGGCATGGCCCGCACCATGTAGCAAAAAAATCTACCAGTACAGGTTTATCTCCGTTTATAAGTTGATTAAATTTATCCATTGGTTTTCATTAGGGTTCATAAAAGCGTAATCTGTTCCTTAGCTGAGCTATTTCGCCCTGCATATCTCTCATTTTTTGAAGCAGATGCAAAACGGCATCCAGTCCTTCGGTATTAATATTAAGTTCATTATGCAGCCTTATAATTCTTTCAGCTTCACTTACCTGGCTAACAGGCAAAAAGTCTTCTTTCTCAACACTAATAATTTCTATTAGATTATACTCCCGCAATGAGCTGATAAAAGAAACCTCTATGTGATGATACTCACAAAATATCTTTACCGGTATATATTCCCTGCTATCCATATCTTATTGTTTAGAAAGGTTAGACAATTCTGTAAATAATTCTTTTTGCTTCTCTGTAAGGTCGGTAGGTATCTTAACCGTATAGGTTATATATAAATCGCCAAAGTTACCCTCCTTCTTATATATAGGAAAGCCTTTTCCTTTTACCCTTACCTTTGTACCGTTTTGAGTTCCGGGTGCTACCTTAAGTTTAATTTTTCCGTCCATAGTGTCAAACATAAATTCGCCACCAAGAACTGCCATATAAAGATCTATTTCCTTTTCGGCATATAAATCATCTCCCAGTCTTTTAAACTTATCAGAGTTCACTACAGAAAAAGTAATATATAAATCGCCATTAGGTCCGCCGTTTGCACCCTGGCCTCCCTGTCCTGAAAGTTTTATAACCTGACCGTCAGCAACACCTGCGGGCACAGTTATTCTCAGGCTCTTACCGTTAACCGTAAAAGTTTGTTTGTGCGTTGTATAAGCCTGATCAAGGGCTAAGGTAAGTTCGGCATTGTAGTCCTGCCCTTTAAAGCGGGCCTGCCTGCCACGGCTACTGCGGTTAAATCCGCCGCCGCCAAACATGGATTCAAAAAAATCGGAGAAATCCCCTCCTTCAAATTCATGACCTGTAAAACCCTGAGAAGTGGATTGACGCTGATGAGACTGCCTGTATTTTTCATACTCCTCACCATGCTCCCAGTCCTTACCGTACTTGTCATATTTTTTCCTTTTCTCAGGATCACTAAGCACTTCATTGGCCTCGTTAAGCTGCTGAAATTTTTTGTGAGCCTCTTTGTCATCCGGATTTAAATCGGGGTGTAGTTTTCGGGCCAGTTTTCTGTAGGCCTTTTTTATATCATCGGTAGTTGCCGTTTTATCAACTCCCAATACTTTATAATAATCTATAAACTCCATAAAACATTGGTTTGCAGTATAAATTTACAGCTTATATCTTACTTTATCAAGTAGGAAAAATAAGATTTAGCATTTTTTAACCTTATACTGCAAACCGGTCTTTTTCTTATGGAATATGATTATAAATTTTCCAGCTTAAATATAGATTTTTGATTGTACTTCTCCCCTTTCCTTAGGGTTGCTGAAGGGAAATTACTCCTGTTTGGTGCATCCGGAAAGTTTTGGGTTTCAAAACAAATACCGCTAAGGGTATTATAATCGGCTCCTTCTTTACCTTTAAGTTTACCAAAACAGTTTCCTCCCACGTAAATATGTACCGAAGGCTGGTTAGTATGTACCGTCATTTTAAGCCCCGATTTTTTGCTGCTTAAAACTGCTGCGGGTTTATCAGTATCATTAAGTACAAAAGAAGTATCTATAACCCCAGGACAAGGTGCAGATTCCTTAAAATCAAAGCCTTTTAGTGTTGCCTCTATAAAATTCCCTGTTGGTATATTTAATTGGTCGGTCTCAACAATAGAATCTGTAAAAAGCTGTAAATCCTGATCTGCAACATTGCTTTTATGCCCTTCCAGATTAAAGTAACTGTGCTGTGTAAGATTGATTATAGTATCCTTATCAGTAGTCGCCTCATACTCCACAACTATTTCATTACCCTCAGTTAAGGTATATTTAACCTCAATAGTAAGTGCTCCGGGAAAGTTTTCTTCACCGTCAGGACTTACATACTTTAGTTTGATGTACGGATTCTCTCCGGTTTCAATTGCCCTTACCTCCCAAAACGCACGGCCAAACCCTAAATTTCCGCCATGAAGATGGTGCTCCCCTAAATTGGTATTAAGGGTATACTCTGTTCCGTTTAAGCTGAATTTTCCGTTCTTGATACGTCCGGCATACCTTCCCATAATTGCTCCAAAATAAGGAGATGAAGGAAGACTGTAAGAATCAATATACCCTTCAAGGGTGTCAAACCCTAATACAATATCATAAACTTCTCCTTTTGAGTTGGGTACATTTAGTGAGGTTATGGTAGCTCCGTAATTAATTACCGTAAGGCTTATTCCGTGGGTATTTGCTATGGTATAGCTGTTAACCTGCTTACCGTTTGGCAATACGCCGAAAGGCTTTGCAACATTGTTGAAAGCGGTACTGTTATTATCCATTAAACTGATGCGGTTATAAATAAAAAAACAGGCTGTAAAGCCTATTGGTTAAAATTCAAAATTAAAGCCTTTTTTAGTAAGCTTTTCATATATTTTCTG
Proteins encoded:
- a CDS encoding ATP cone domain-containing protein — protein: MKVVKNSGHIVDFDRNKLKRSLEKSGADTATVKNVLNKIEKSLYHGISTKQIYKQAFSLLKKEANAHAARYNLRSALRQLGPAGFFFEKFISRLYSFEGFETKTNLTLKGKCVSHEIDICLKKDNTIAIVECKFHSNQNTHSDVKVPMYILSRYNDVKAVTQPVFSDADTVNKCIIVTNNRFTTDAVTFANCSGLELLSWNYPPEDNIKTKIDDNFLFPVTCLTTLSMAEKEKLLILDIILVNELINNSDSLEKLGISSNRVKNILKEASELCNYL
- a CDS encoding MBL fold metallo-hydrolase — its product is MKIKFIGGAGTVTGSKTLVETNGIRILIDCGLFQGLKALRELNWQPLPVLPSTIDYVLLTHGHLDHCGWLPRLVEQGFKGKIFCTRPTKEIAKLILLDSAKIQEEEAAKANREHYSKHKEAQPLYTVTQAEKVFPLFRVIKPNEDVSLDAEISAVFTNAGHIIGACSIALEAEGKTLVFSGDIGRDDDVLMYPPVKPKKADYIFLESTYGKRLHADTDVKLELEVFINNAIAKGGTVLIPGFAVERAQSIMFILWQLKKEGRIPDVPYILDTPMGANVLNIFTENTEWHKLTTYECNEMIRMFSIVSRFEDTLAVIENPKPKVVIAASGMATGGRLLTYFEHCIGKPETTVIFTGYQAEGTRGRKLLEGDKEIKIYGRYYSVKANILEIQGLSAHGDQQDLLNWLSDLQNKPQKVFLVHGENEPADEMRIKITEHYGFDCCVPLMGTEIEI
- a CDS encoding chaperone modulator CbpM; amino-acid sequence: MDSREYIPVKIFCEYHHIEVSFISSLREYNLIEIISVEKEDFLPVSQVSEAERIIRLHNELNINTEGLDAVLHLLQKMRDMQGEIAQLRNRLRFYEP
- the hemN gene encoding oxygen-independent coproporphyrinogen III oxidase, producing MENNILQKYNVPGPRYTSYPTVPYWDNGGFTTDVWKQSFLQAFDESNATEGISLYIHLPFCESMCTFCGCNKRVTRRHEVETTYITAVLNEWNMYCDILPEKPRIKELHLGGGTPTFFSPENLEILINGIFDRAEKAPGYEFSFEGHPNNTTREHLQKLYDLGFRRVSFGVQDYDETVQKAIHRMQPFQNVAKVTFWAKEIGYTSISHDLVFGLPYQKVETIVDTIEKTKALNPDRISFYSYAHVPWIKGNGQRGYDEKNLPQDDEKRKLYEIGKILLGENDYYEIGMDHFALKSDAMYTAFKEGKLHRNFMGYSASKTQLMIGLGVSSISDSWYAFAQNEKVLEDYYKRIESNELPVFRGHLLTDEDLVIRRHILNLMCSFETSWEDSPLYFPELPETLLSLKEMENDGLLEFGKSSIRVTEEGKTYVRNICKAFDLRLKRKAPETKLFSMVV
- a CDS encoding aldose epimerase family protein produces the protein MDNNSTAFNNVAKPFGVLPNGKQVNSYTIANTHGISLTVINYGATITSLNVPNSKGEVYDIVLGFDTLEGYIDSYSLPSSPYFGAIMGRYAGRIKNGKFSLNGTEYTLNTNLGEHHLHGGNLGFGRAFWEVRAIETGENPYIKLKYVSPDGEENFPGALTIEVKYTLTEGNEIVVEYEATTDKDTIINLTQHSYFNLEGHKSNVADQDLQLFTDSIVETDQLNIPTGNFIEATLKGFDFKESAPCPGVIDTSFVLNDTDKPAAVLSSKKSGLKMTVHTNQPSVHIYVGGNCFGKLKGKEGADYNTLSGICFETQNFPDAPNRSNFPSATLRKGEKYNQKSIFKLENL
- a CDS encoding DnaJ C-terminal domain-containing protein, with the translated sequence MEFIDYYKVLGVDKTATTDDIKKAYRKLARKLHPDLNPDDKEAHKKFQQLNEANEVLSDPEKRKKYDKYGKDWEHGEEYEKYRQSHQRQSTSQGFTGHEFEGGDFSDFFESMFGGGGFNRSSRGRQARFKGQDYNAELTLALDQAYTTHKQTFTVNGKSLRITVPAGVADGQVIKLSGQGGQGANGGPNGDLYITFSVVNSDKFKRLGDDLYAEKEIDLYMAVLGGEFMFDTMDGKIKLKVAPGTQNGTKVRVKGKGFPIYKKEGNFGDLYITYTVKIPTDLTEKQKELFTELSNLSKQ
- a CDS encoding sulfite exporter TauE/SafE family protein encodes the protein MLYSALLLGLISSLHCMGMCGPIAMMLPVDRTNETKKTIQILLYHIGRLIAYGSLGIIFGLLGRGLYLAGMQQNVAIASGIIMITIIAIPEKKFAKYNFSKPIYKVISSVKSGLGAQFRKKSNEAIFITGLLNGFLPCALVYAALFGAIAMQNALLGGLYMVLYGIGTIPMMSAVVYVSNMLTSPLRNKLNSFIPYAVAIIGAFFILRGLGLGIPYLSPETNSLFVQGIPHCK
- a CDS encoding alpha/beta hydrolase family protein gives rise to the protein MQNSIAYYEALLKNGVYGEMLLYPHGEHGFGLNNKSIDDKWIDNLKNWMKTMKFL
- the trxA gene encoding thioredoxin → MDKFNQLINGDKPVLVDFFATWCGPCQMLAPILKEVKEDMGDDITIIKIDVDKNRQLMMNPQFQVKGVPTIMLFQNGKMLWRQSGVLPKDEIVRSIRQHIN
- a CDS encoding FixH family protein, producing the protein MKFNWGTGIVIAFALFMSFILFFVFKVQSDSKYDNELVVEDYYKQERILQDKLNREENAISLHHQLTINSTQKGIEIEFPEDFDASKIKGKVFLYRPSNQRLDIEQPITISASHLLIPKSDLVDGRWNITVDWEYQGIGYLNSKEITVY